A DNA window from Choristoneura fumiferana chromosome 2, NRCan_CFum_1, whole genome shotgun sequence contains the following coding sequences:
- the LOC141441509 gene encoding carboxypeptidase Q-like isoform X1, with the protein MFISVSKVCLFFALIAQVHSAAKRRKKTYVELHSCDNSGIADEIASYDTVVKDIVDYVTKGPFKGKTYNELAKFVDTFGARLSGTAILEQSIDYMIQLTRDEDLNDIVTEELQVPHWTRGEEKITMLEPRVKDIALLGLGRSVSTPPEGITANVIVFNDFEELENAEEDEVKGKIVLFDPEFTTYGETVVYRTQSASKSAAKGAVASLVRSITPFSINSPHTGSQNYEDGVNKIPTAAISLEDADLIRRLVDRDINVKLNITMHSTFDTKTSRNTIIDLKGTRFPDKLVIVSGHIDSWDVGQGAMDDGGGLFVSWAAPVILKRLNLRPKRTVRSIFWTAEELGLVGAYDYEKQHRNESDNINFIMESDEGTFAPRGLAVAGSQKARCIIGEILKLFESINASTLVEDDSPGSDIAVIIRNGIPGASLHNANEKYFWFHHTEGDTMNVENPEELDLCAAFWTAVAYIIADISEDIPR; encoded by the exons ATGTTCATATCAGTGTCAAAGGTGTGTTTGTTTTTTGCGCTTATCGCTCAAGTACACAGTGCCGCTAAGAGAAGAAAGAAGACCTACGTCGAACTCCATTCGTGTGACAATTCCGGGATCGCTGATGAAATAGCTTCTTACGATACCGTCGTAAAGGACATAGTAGACTATGTAACTAAGGGTCCGTTCAAAGGGAAGACTTACAATGA ACTTGCAAAATTTGTCGATACTTTTGGCGCTCGGCTTTCGGGTACAGCAATTTTGGAACAGTCCATTGACTACATGATACAACTCACTCGTGATGAAGACTTGAATGACATCGTAACGGAGGAGTTGCAG GTTCCGCACTGGACTCGAGGAGAAGAGAAAATAACGATGTTAGAACCGAGAGTCAAAGATATCGCGTTGTTGGGATTGGGACGAAGCGTTAGTACACCGCCAGAAGGCATAACCGCTAATGTCATTGTCTTTAACGATTTTGAAGAACTAGAAAATGCCGAAGAAGATGAAGTTAAAGGcaaaattgttttgtttgatcCGGAATTCACAACGTACGGTGAAACCGTTGTGTACAGGACTCAAAGTGCTTCTAAATCAGCTGCGAAAGGAGCTGTAGCGTCACTGGTACGCTCTATTACTCCATTTTCTATAAATTCTCCCCACACTGGGTCTCAAAATTATGAAGATGGAGTAAATAAAATTCCGACAGCGGCTATCTCCCTTGAAGATGCAGATTTAATAAGAAGATTAGTTGATCGAGACATAAATGTAAAACTGAACATTACGATGCATTCTACTTTTGACACCAAGACGTCTAGAAACACAATTATAGATCTGAAGGGAACCAGATTTCCGGACAAGTTAGTCATAGTTTCGGGACATATCGATAGCTGGGACGTTGGTCAAGGTGCCATGGATGACGGTGGTGGATTATTTGTTAGTTGGGCGGCTCCTGTCATTCTCAAAAGACTAAATTTAAGGCCAAAGAGAACGGTAAGATCTATTTTCTGGACAGCTGAAGAGCTGGGTTTAGTTGGAGCTTATGATTACGAAAAACAGCATCGGAACGAAAGTGACAATATAAATTTCATCATGGAATCTGATGAAGGTACATTTGCTCCTCGTGGTTTGGCAGTGGCAGGCAGTCAGAAGGCCAGATGTATTATCGGAGAAATTCTTAAACTTTTTGAATCTATCAACGCTTCCACACTAGTTGAAGATGACAGTCCTGGTTCAGACATCGCGGTAATCATTCGAAATGGCATACCAGGGGCAAGCCTTCATAATGCAAATGAGAAATATTTTTGGTTCCATCATACCGAAGGAGACACTATGAATGTTGAAAACCCAGAAGAATTAGATTTGTGTGCTGCCTTTTGGACTGCAGTAGCGTACATTATTGCGGACATATCAGAAGACATCCCGCGTTAA
- the LOC141441509 gene encoding carboxypeptidase Q-like isoform X2 codes for MGFYTPVLLTLFIIITSEAKVVSKENVCPSLLGEDLMKEIASYEIVKNEIVNYVTRGEFKGKTYDELAKFVDTFGARLSGTAILEQSIDYMIQLTRDEDLNDIVTEELQVPHWTRGEEKITMLEPRVKDIALLGLGRSVSTPPEGITANVIVFNDFEELENAEEDEVKGKIVLFDPEFTTYGETVVYRTQSASKSAAKGAVASLVRSITPFSINSPHTGSQNYEDGVNKIPTAAISLEDADLIRRLVDRDINVKLNITMHSTFDTKTSRNTIIDLKGTRFPDKLVIVSGHIDSWDVGQGAMDDGGGLFVSWAAPVILKRLNLRPKRTVRSIFWTAEELGLVGAYDYEKQHRNESDNINFIMESDEGTFAPRGLAVAGSQKARCIIGEILKLFESINASTLVEDDSPGSDIAVIIRNGIPGASLHNANEKYFWFHHTEGDTMNVENPEELDLCAAFWTAVAYIIADISEDIPR; via the exons ATGGGTTTCTATACTCCTGTATTACTAACCCTTTTCATTATTATAACAAGCGAAGCGAAAGTTGTatcaaaagaaaatgtttgCCCATCATTATTAGGCGAGGATTTGATGAAAGAAATTGCTTCTTACGAAATTGTGAAGAATGAAATTGTGAACTATGTGACCCGCGGTGAATTCAAGGGGAAAACGTATGACGA ACTTGCAAAATTTGTCGATACTTTTGGCGCTCGGCTTTCGGGTACAGCAATTTTGGAACAGTCCATTGACTACATGATACAACTCACTCGTGATGAAGACTTGAATGACATCGTAACGGAGGAGTTGCAG GTTCCGCACTGGACTCGAGGAGAAGAGAAAATAACGATGTTAGAACCGAGAGTCAAAGATATCGCGTTGTTGGGATTGGGACGAAGCGTTAGTACACCGCCAGAAGGCATAACCGCTAATGTCATTGTCTTTAACGATTTTGAAGAACTAGAAAATGCCGAAGAAGATGAAGTTAAAGGcaaaattgttttgtttgatcCGGAATTCACAACGTACGGTGAAACCGTTGTGTACAGGACTCAAAGTGCTTCTAAATCAGCTGCGAAAGGAGCTGTAGCGTCACTGGTACGCTCTATTACTCCATTTTCTATAAATTCTCCCCACACTGGGTCTCAAAATTATGAAGATGGAGTAAATAAAATTCCGACAGCGGCTATCTCCCTTGAAGATGCAGATTTAATAAGAAGATTAGTTGATCGAGACATAAATGTAAAACTGAACATTACGATGCATTCTACTTTTGACACCAAGACGTCTAGAAACACAATTATAGATCTGAAGGGAACCAGATTTCCGGACAAGTTAGTCATAGTTTCGGGACATATCGATAGCTGGGACGTTGGTCAAGGTGCCATGGATGACGGTGGTGGATTATTTGTTAGTTGGGCGGCTCCTGTCATTCTCAAAAGACTAAATTTAAGGCCAAAGAGAACGGTAAGATCTATTTTCTGGACAGCTGAAGAGCTGGGTTTAGTTGGAGCTTATGATTACGAAAAACAGCATCGGAACGAAAGTGACAATATAAATTTCATCATGGAATCTGATGAAGGTACATTTGCTCCTCGTGGTTTGGCAGTGGCAGGCAGTCAGAAGGCCAGATGTATTATCGGAGAAATTCTTAAACTTTTTGAATCTATCAACGCTTCCACACTAGTTGAAGATGACAGTCCTGGTTCAGACATCGCGGTAATCATTCGAAATGGCATACCAGGGGCAAGCCTTCATAATGCAAATGAGAAATATTTTTGGTTCCATCATACCGAAGGAGACACTATGAATGTTGAAAACCCAGAAGAATTAGATTTGTGTGCTGCCTTTTGGACTGCAGTAGCGTACATTATTGCGGACATATCAGAAGACATCCCGCGTTAA